Proteins encoded together in one uncultured Desulfosarcina sp. window:
- the mutM gene encoding DNA-formamidopyrimidine glycosylase translates to MPELPEVQTVVDTLNQCGIVGRTIDGARVRWPKTIAGDSPAGFCRRVQGCRILRITRRGKYIVLCLSGGFTLLIHLRMTGRLNWTRQDRALNAHEHVILKVGPHHELRFQDTRKFGRIVLTDAPEAILGKLGPEPLGRGFTRARFFIMLQARKRQLKPLLLDQTFLVGLGNIYVDEALWLAGIHPCRRSDSLDRQEADALHRAIRKVLNQGLKNEGTSLGSGQGNFHAVGDRPGKNADKLNVFRRTATPCPRCNTTIERIIVGQRSSHICPVCQKMSG, encoded by the coding sequence ATGCCCGAACTGCCCGAAGTACAAACCGTGGTCGACACCCTGAACCAATGCGGCATTGTCGGGCGAACCATCGACGGCGCCCGGGTTCGCTGGCCGAAAACCATTGCCGGCGATTCGCCGGCAGGCTTCTGCCGCCGCGTTCAAGGCTGCCGGATTCTTCGCATCACCCGCCGGGGCAAGTACATCGTATTGTGCCTGTCCGGCGGGTTTACCCTGCTGATTCACCTGCGGATGACCGGACGCCTGAACTGGACCCGCCAGGACCGGGCGCTCAATGCCCATGAACATGTCATTCTGAAAGTCGGCCCGCACCATGAACTGCGATTCCAGGACACCCGCAAGTTTGGAAGAATCGTTCTGACCGATGCGCCGGAGGCGATTTTAGGAAAGCTCGGTCCCGAGCCGTTGGGCAGAGGCTTTACCCGGGCACGTTTTTTCATCATGCTTCAGGCTCGAAAGCGCCAACTCAAGCCGCTGCTGCTGGATCAGACTTTTCTGGTCGGCCTGGGCAATATTTATGTCGATGAAGCCCTGTGGCTGGCCGGCATCCATCCTTGCCGCCGGTCCGATTCCCTGGACCGGCAAGAAGCCGATGCCCTGCATCGGGCCATCCGAAAGGTGTTGAACCAGGGGCTGAAAAATGAAGGCACTTCCCTGGGCAGCGGCCAGGGGAACTTTCATGCGGTGGGCGATCGTCCGGGGAAAAATGCGGACAAACTCAACGTGTTCCGACGCACCGCAACCCCCTGCCCGCGCTGTAATACAACCATCGAACGCATTATCGTGGGGCAGCGCAGCAGTCACATCTGCCCGGTCTGTCAGAAGATGTCGGGATGA
- a CDS encoding TetR/AcrR family transcriptional regulator, whose translation MATKKHAKNAPAQIRDREATRRQLIRAVGDLLGEKGFTGLGVNAIARQAGVDKVLIYRYFGGLPGLIQAFGQEEDFWPSIEELAGGDIEAFRQMSLEEKLTALGCNFLRGIRQRPLTQEVMAWEMVQRNDMTEELEIIRETRMLRFAELFLPAEGARVDLMAIMAIFGAGISYLACRSRKIRWYNGIDLESEAGWQRIETAVGQMVKGIMAII comes from the coding sequence ATGGCGACAAAAAAGCACGCAAAAAATGCCCCTGCACAAATCCGCGACCGGGAAGCGACCCGCCGACAATTGATCCGGGCGGTCGGGGACCTGTTGGGCGAGAAAGGATTCACCGGGTTGGGCGTCAACGCCATAGCCCGCCAGGCCGGCGTCGACAAGGTATTGATCTATCGCTATTTCGGAGGACTGCCCGGCCTGATCCAGGCTTTCGGGCAGGAGGAAGATTTCTGGCCGAGCATCGAGGAACTGGCCGGAGGGGATATCGAGGCCTTCCGGCAGATGTCCCTGGAAGAAAAGTTGACGGCTTTAGGTTGCAATTTCCTGCGCGGCATCCGGCAGCGCCCGCTCACCCAGGAGGTCATGGCCTGGGAGATGGTCCAGCGCAACGATATGACCGAGGAACTGGAGATCATCCGTGAAACGCGCATGCTGCGCTTTGCCGAACTTTTCCTCCCGGCCGAGGGGGCCAGGGTCGATCTGATGGCCATCATGGCCATTTTCGGTGCCGGCATCAGCTACCTGGCCTGCCGGTCCCGCAAGATCCGATGGTACAACGGCATCGATCTGGAAAGCGAAGCCGGATGGCAGCGCATCGAAACGGCCGTCGGGCAGATGGTTAAGGGGATTATGGCGATTATCTGA
- a CDS encoding branched-chain amino acid ABC transporter substrate-binding protein has protein sequence MKIGRKSVSAITLLLFAAALLCIPTVQAADTIRMGVAGAHSGDLASYGIPSVKAAELVAKKFNAKGGVLGKQVELVVEDDQCKTEVAVNVATKMLTEDVDVVLGHICSGPCKASLSIYATKGLILMSPSATNTDLTKSGQHNNFFRTIAPDDAQAKTQIDFCLDKLKAKTIAIVHDKGDYGKGLAEFAKAFLEKDSRGELVLYEGITPGAVDYSAVINKVKRSKADVLLYGGFHPEASKLIQQMRRKNMKTLFISDDGVKDITFIKVAGKYAEGVYATGPMDTTQNPMAIAAIEEHRKTYGSDPGAFFLNAYAAATAMLEGIQIAGTSDFDALSKTLRSNYFETPLGRISFDERGDAIGVGFAVYQVQDGQYVEIK, from the coding sequence ATGAAAATTGGAAGAAAAAGTGTTTCGGCGATAACCCTGCTGCTCTTTGCGGCTGCCTTGCTGTGTATTCCTACCGTACAGGCCGCAGACACCATCCGCATGGGCGTGGCCGGTGCCCACAGCGGCGACCTGGCCTCCTACGGCATTCCCAGCGTCAAGGCCGCCGAACTGGTGGCAAAGAAATTCAACGCCAAGGGCGGTGTGCTGGGCAAGCAGGTGGAACTGGTGGTGGAAGACGATCAGTGCAAAACCGAGGTGGCCGTCAACGTAGCTACCAAAATGCTCACCGAGGATGTGGACGTCGTCCTGGGCCACATCTGCAGCGGTCCGTGCAAGGCTTCTTTGAGTATTTATGCCACCAAAGGGCTGATCCTCATGTCCCCTTCGGCGACCAATACCGACCTGACCAAAAGCGGCCAGCACAACAACTTCTTCCGGACCATCGCTCCGGACGATGCCCAGGCCAAAACCCAGATCGATTTCTGCCTGGACAAGCTGAAGGCCAAGACCATCGCCATCGTCCATGACAAGGGCGATTACGGCAAGGGCCTGGCGGAATTTGCCAAAGCCTTTCTGGAAAAGGACAGCCGCGGCGAGCTGGTGCTCTATGAAGGCATCACCCCCGGTGCGGTGGACTATTCAGCGGTCATCAACAAGGTCAAGCGCTCCAAGGCCGACGTGCTGCTTTACGGCGGTTTCCACCCCGAAGCCTCCAAACTGATTCAGCAGATGCGCAGAAAGAACATGAAAACCCTCTTCATTTCCGATGACGGCGTCAAAGACATCACCTTCATCAAGGTCGCCGGCAAATACGCCGAGGGCGTCTATGCCACCGGCCCCATGGACACGACCCAAAATCCCATGGCCATTGCCGCCATTGAAGAGCACCGCAAAACCTACGGCTCGGACCCGGGCGCCTTTTTCCTCAACGCCTATGCCGCGGCAACGGCCATGCTCGAAGGGATTCAGATCGCCGGAACCTCGGATTTCGACGCCCTTTCCAAAACCTTGCGCAGCAATTATTTCGAAACGCCCCTGGGACGTATCAGCTTCGATGAGCGCGGGGATGCCATTGGCGTAGGCTTTGCCGTTTATCAGGTGCAAGATGGACAGTATGTAGAAATCAAATAG
- a CDS encoding HD domain-containing phosphohydrolase, which translates to MSEYRLTHAVADHRGDLLLEAGTVLDREVMRSMADGATASIRTCRLMDFNRVESDLNDFFSAPPYDVIFKGAGRMRALLDIAGEVTMPEPLLESLYHFRELDFYTYRHTLLVFALSILITRELITDRAAMIQEVLAGPVHDIGKRCVPLEILTKETPLTPAELEHLHHHTLAGYVLLSHYFRDPDILAAKVARDHHERKDGSGYPLGIAMDSLTTDIIMVSDVYDALISPRPYRKASYDNRTALEEMTRQADAGSISQTVVRVLVALNRRSRPQFSQCVLSAEQRGTPPEDNVYGTTQSNEKDGPK; encoded by the coding sequence ATGTCGGAGTATCGACTCACCCATGCGGTGGCCGATCATCGGGGAGATCTTTTGCTGGAGGCCGGAACGGTTCTTGACCGGGAGGTGATGCGGTCCATGGCCGACGGTGCGACCGCATCCATTCGAACCTGTCGTCTGATGGACTTTAATCGGGTGGAATCGGATCTGAACGACTTTTTTTCCGCGCCGCCCTATGATGTGATTTTCAAAGGCGCCGGCCGCATGCGCGCCCTGTTGGATATTGCCGGTGAGGTGACTATGCCGGAGCCGCTGCTGGAATCGCTATACCACTTCCGTGAGCTGGATTTTTATACCTATCGCCATACCCTGCTGGTTTTCGCTCTCTCCATTCTCATCACCCGGGAGTTGATCACCGACAGGGCTGCCATGATCCAGGAGGTTCTTGCCGGGCCCGTCCACGATATCGGCAAACGGTGCGTCCCGCTTGAAATTCTCACCAAGGAGACGCCGCTTACGCCGGCCGAACTCGAACATCTCCACCATCACACACTGGCCGGCTACGTTCTCTTAAGCCACTATTTCCGTGATCCCGACATTCTTGCCGCCAAGGTGGCCCGGGACCATCACGAACGCAAGGACGGCAGCGGATATCCGCTGGGCATCGCCATGGACAGCCTGACGACCGATATCATCATGGTCAGCGATGTTTACGACGCACTGATATCCCCCCGGCCCTACCGAAAGGCCTCCTATGACAACCGCACTGCCCTGGAGGAAATGACCCGCCAGGCCGACGCCGGCAGCATCAGCCAGACTGTGGTCCGGGTTCTCGTGGCCCTGAATCGCCGTTCCCGGCCGCAATTCAGCCAGTGCGTCCTGTCCGCCGAGCAGCGGGGCACGCCGCCCGAGGACAACGTCTACGGCACCACCCAGTCGAACGAGAAGGATGGCCCTAAATAA
- a CDS encoding beta-ketoacyl-[acyl-carrier-protein] synthase family protein, protein MKSNRVVVTGRGTINAIAENVDDFTAALKNGTCGIGPVTLFDTGGYRTHIGAQVNGFDARQHIPANYSLKRMSRSDCMAMAATLEAMADAGLLPMADRMAARTGVIIGGGAGGMLECEPVFARYLGNGADRMPVSPFAAFSCASSADHIATHLNLLGPRTTFMTACSSGATAIGFARDLIRSHAADIVVCGGTEPLCRITYSAFNALQAVDPDPCKPFDRNRRGLTLGEGAGIVILESLDHARKRGAVIYGEILGCGITCDAHHMTAPDSEGTGAAAAMTAALADARISADRVDYINAHGTATPANDRMEALAIGRVFGKRTRQIPASSTKSMIGHTLGAAGAIEAVACLLAMERDFVPPTIHHDTPDDDCPLDVVPGHSRPARIDTVLSNSFAFGGNNTALVLGRFTENGGAR, encoded by the coding sequence ATGAAATCAAATCGCGTCGTTGTTACCGGCCGTGGTACCATCAATGCCATCGCCGAAAATGTAGATGACTTTACCGCCGCCCTTAAAAACGGCACCTGCGGCATCGGCCCGGTCACGCTTTTCGACACCGGCGGATACCGTACCCACATCGGGGCCCAGGTCAACGGCTTCGATGCCCGGCAGCACATTCCAGCCAACTACTCTCTCAAACGCATGTCCCGGTCGGACTGCATGGCCATGGCGGCCACACTGGAGGCGATGGCCGACGCCGGTCTGCTGCCCATGGCAGACCGGATGGCCGCGCGCACCGGCGTAATCATTGGCGGCGGCGCCGGCGGCATGCTGGAGTGCGAGCCGGTTTTCGCCCGCTACCTGGGAAACGGGGCCGACCGGATGCCGGTCTCGCCCTTTGCCGCGTTCTCCTGCGCTTCGTCGGCGGACCACATCGCCACACACTTAAATCTTCTGGGCCCTCGCACCACCTTTATGACTGCCTGCTCCTCCGGCGCCACAGCCATCGGATTCGCTCGGGACCTGATCCGCAGCCATGCCGCCGACATCGTGGTTTGCGGGGGAACGGAGCCATTGTGCCGCATTACCTATTCCGCCTTCAACGCCCTGCAGGCGGTGGACCCCGATCCCTGCAAACCCTTTGACCGCAACCGCCGGGGGCTCACTCTGGGAGAAGGCGCCGGCATCGTGATCCTGGAATCGCTGGACCATGCCCGCAAGCGGGGCGCTGTCATTTACGGCGAAATCCTCGGCTGCGGGATCACATGCGATGCCCACCACATGACCGCCCCCGACAGCGAAGGCACCGGCGCCGCGGCAGCCATGACGGCGGCCCTGGCCGATGCCCGTATATCGGCGGACCGGGTGGACTATATCAACGCCCACGGCACCGCCACGCCAGCCAACGACCGCATGGAGGCCCTGGCTATCGGACGGGTATTCGGCAAACGGACCCGGCAAATCCCGGCAAGTTCCACCAAATCGATGATCGGCCACACCCTGGGGGCTGCCGGAGCCATCGAGGCCGTAGCCTGCCTGCTGGCCATGGAGCGGGACTTCGTTCCGCCCACCATCCATCACGACACCCCCGATGACGACTGCCCTCTGGACGTCGTACCGGGCCATTCGCGGCCGGCACGGATCGACACGGTACTCTCCAATTCATTCGCCTTCGGCGGCAACAACACCGCCTTGGTTCTGGGGCGTTTTACCGAAAATGGCGGTGCCCGATGA
- a CDS encoding GNAT family N-acetyltransferase, which produces MPKLYLKEYGRAIAGKQVFIACREGILRDHFQEIIADIKFLVRHGAHTTLLHNLPNRFANRQWITRLEQRLTATDIVRISPEIDFYEAVLDYRRSMFKVIFLERHYLIDSEGNKINAVTTGRARQSFEEAGDLIANVNFKGPMEAICRKIEAGECDRVHILQAGKNAVKHELFTVEGSGSLIANNFEEHFRQVNTDEDVAIVHRILNMYKRSGFLKPRSKAYLKKNRHAFYVTDIDGIAVGCVEKKIIDEKTVEMGALAISTRFRNQRVGVYTVKCFFAEMKAQGYTRLISLTNNPRLEALYLRLGFVQESRREYQARQALSPDVKMYFRWIE; this is translated from the coding sequence ATGCCCAAACTCTACCTCAAAGAATACGGACGCGCCATCGCCGGCAAGCAGGTTTTCATCGCCTGCCGGGAAGGCATCCTGCGCGACCACTTCCAGGAGATCATCGCCGACATCAAGTTTCTTGTGCGCCATGGGGCGCACACCACCTTGCTGCACAACCTGCCCAACCGCTTCGCCAATCGCCAGTGGATCACCCGGCTGGAGCAGCGGCTGACCGCTACCGACATCGTCCGCATCTCGCCGGAAATCGATTTTTACGAGGCGGTTCTGGACTATCGCCGGTCCATGTTCAAGGTCATTTTCCTGGAGCGGCATTATCTCATTGACAGCGAAGGAAATAAGATCAACGCGGTGACCACCGGGCGGGCGCGGCAATCGTTCGAGGAGGCGGGGGACCTGATCGCCAATGTCAATTTCAAAGGGCCCATGGAGGCGATCTGCCGCAAGATCGAGGCCGGGGAATGCGATCGTGTACACATCCTCCAGGCCGGAAAAAATGCCGTCAAACACGAGCTGTTCACCGTGGAAGGCTCCGGCAGCCTCATCGCCAACAACTTCGAGGAGCATTTCAGGCAGGTGAACACCGATGAAGACGTGGCCATCGTTCACCGCATTCTCAATATGTACAAACGCTCAGGATTTTTAAAGCCCCGCAGCAAGGCCTACCTGAAGAAAAACCGCCATGCTTTTTACGTTACCGACATTGACGGTATCGCGGTGGGGTGCGTGGAGAAGAAGATCATCGATGAGAAAACCGTGGAGATGGGCGCGCTGGCTATTTCCACCCGCTTTCGCAACCAGCGGGTGGGCGTGTACACGGTGAAATGCTTTTTTGCCGAAATGAAGGCTCAGGGGTATACGCGCCTGATTTCCCTGACCAACAATCCCCGTCTGGAGGCGCTGTATCTGCGCCTGGGTTTCGTTCAGGAGAGCCGACGGGAATATCAGGCGCGCCAGGCCCTGAGCCCGGATGTGAAGATGTATTTCAGGTGGATTGAGTAA
- a CDS encoding beta-ketoacyl-[acyl-carrier-protein] synthase family protein: MNRRVAVTGMGLATPLGIGRERFAEALFNGVSGIGPIESFDVGAFKSKYAAEVRGFSAKDFISPRLLRRMDRLSQMVAAAARMAIEDAGVDLASTDRDRSGIVMGTAFGATDVAARFAGTLFTEGPRLVNPILVPNTVMNAPAGHTAIELGLRGINTTLNHREASAETAIAFAAMQIREGRADMLLTGGGDILSPFFFSVLERFRALSPLNGGEERARPFDRRRNGPVAGEGVGVLYLETLESARDRGATIYCEIAGWGMSGAPAPANDWPDNPDGMLQAMRAAMAMAGVEPESIDAVSAAANGGGRSDRLEALALERCFTGAHQPMVTSIKGALGESFASGGVRAAAMALGIHAGRVPPTLGLTEPITPLARVSTDSRKMVVDYGMVNACASGGTFVSLLLKKP; the protein is encoded by the coding sequence ATGAACCGGCGGGTGGCAGTTACCGGAATGGGGCTGGCAACCCCCCTGGGCATCGGCAGGGAACGCTTCGCCGAAGCGTTGTTCAACGGCGTCAGTGGCATCGGTCCCATCGAAAGCTTCGATGTCGGAGCGTTTAAATCCAAGTATGCAGCGGAAGTTCGCGGTTTTTCGGCCAAGGACTTCATCTCTCCGCGACTCCTGCGGCGTATGGACCGTCTTTCCCAGATGGTGGCGGCGGCGGCGCGCATGGCCATCGAAGACGCGGGCGTGGACCTTGCTTCCACGGACCGGGACCGCTCGGGCATTGTCATGGGCACGGCCTTTGGTGCAACCGATGTCGCCGCCCGGTTCGCCGGCACCCTTTTCACCGAGGGGCCCCGCCTGGTCAATCCGATCCTGGTGCCCAACACGGTGATGAACGCCCCGGCCGGTCACACGGCCATCGAATTGGGGTTGCGGGGAATCAACACCACCCTGAATCATCGGGAGGCCTCGGCGGAAACGGCCATTGCCTTCGCGGCCATGCAGATTCGCGAGGGTCGGGCGGATATGCTTCTCACCGGCGGCGGGGACATTCTCTCGCCTTTTTTCTTCTCGGTCCTGGAGCGATTCCGGGCACTGTCCCCCCTGAACGGCGGCGAAGAAAGGGCACGCCCCTTCGACCGCAGACGCAACGGGCCGGTGGCCGGAGAAGGCGTGGGTGTGCTTTACCTGGAAACGCTGGAATCGGCCCGAGACCGGGGAGCGACCATCTACTGCGAAATCGCCGGTTGGGGCATGAGCGGCGCACCCGCGCCGGCCAACGACTGGCCCGATAATCCGGACGGCATGCTGCAGGCCATGCGGGCAGCCATGGCCATGGCCGGCGTGGAACCCGAATCCATCGATGCGGTTTCCGCCGCTGCCAATGGCGGGGGCCGGTCGGATCGGTTGGAAGCCCTGGCCCTGGAGCGGTGCTTCACCGGCGCCCATCAACCGATGGTGACCAGCATCAAGGGCGCCCTGGGGGAAAGCTTCGCCTCCGGGGGCGTCCGGGCCGCAGCTATGGCCCTCGGCATTCATGCCGGCAGGGTGCCGCCCACCCTGGGGTTGACGGAACCCATCACGCCCCTGGCCAGGGTGTCCACCGACAGCCGAAAGATGGTCGTCGATTACGGGATGGTGAATGCCTGCGCGTCGGGGGGGACTTTTGTCAGTCTGCTTTTAAAAAAGCCGTGA
- a CDS encoding adenylate/guanylate cyclase domain-containing protein, with protein MDAATSEPCLTWQDENGTRHRLVLTDRIFLGRVCRGIESEKCILVRNPMVSRDHAVVRLTHDGAEIVDLSKNGTWVNDVRMAPGASLVLKDGDRISLGGVSFLLSCPHAVPPSEEDTWTEQTSISPSSVTITNLVADVRGFSAFSQQFDSTTVYNVIKAVFSRFSAIVTAHQGTVKDYVGDAIFAFWEHSSALSAEHVLPACQAAVEQLSSIPEIHRQLRDRGLDLPPPVLGWGVTTGEVTLSHFGSRSVDLALVGDCINLAFRLSSMASKTLQAPIVLCSQTASLVKGRVPLQDLGNHKIRGRSGKEHLYGIQVR; from the coding sequence TTGGATGCCGCGACATCTGAACCCTGCCTGACATGGCAGGACGAAAACGGTACCCGCCATCGCCTCGTGCTGACCGACAGGATCTTCCTCGGCCGTGTCTGCCGTGGCATCGAAAGTGAGAAATGCATTCTCGTTCGCAATCCCATGGTGTCCCGGGACCATGCCGTCGTTCGTCTGACCCACGATGGTGCGGAAATCGTCGATCTGAGCAAAAACGGAACCTGGGTCAATGACGTCCGTATGGCGCCGGGAGCCTCCCTCGTCCTCAAAGACGGCGACCGAATCAGTCTGGGCGGCGTCTCTTTCCTTCTTTCGTGCCCCCATGCGGTCCCGCCGTCGGAAGAAGACACCTGGACCGAGCAGACCTCCATCAGCCCGTCATCCGTAACCATTACCAACCTGGTTGCCGACGTTCGCGGTTTCTCCGCCTTTTCTCAACAGTTCGACTCGACGACGGTTTACAATGTAATCAAGGCGGTCTTTTCCCGTTTCAGCGCCATCGTTACCGCCCACCAGGGGACGGTGAAAGACTACGTTGGAGACGCGATCTTCGCTTTCTGGGAGCATTCGTCTGCGCTTTCGGCCGAACATGTCCTGCCGGCGTGCCAGGCCGCCGTCGAACAGCTTTCCAGCATCCCCGAGATCCACCGGCAACTGCGGGATCGCGGATTGGATCTGCCCCCTCCGGTGCTGGGCTGGGGAGTGACCACCGGCGAGGTTACGCTTTCCCACTTTGGATCGCGATCCGTCGATCTGGCCCTGGTGGGGGATTGCATCAATCTGGCTTTCCGTCTTTCATCCATGGCCAGCAAAACGCTTCAGGCGCCCATAGTCCTGTGCAGCCAGACCGCCTCTCTGGTGAAAGGGCGAGTGCCGCTTCAGGACTTGGGAAACCATAAAATCCGAGGGCGCAGCGGAAAAGAGCATTTATACGGTATCCAAGTGAGATAA
- the yeiP gene encoding elongation factor P-like protein YeiP, with product MPKASNLQKGHIINIDNHPYQVKQIDVHTPSARGANTLYKVRYASLISGQKLDQTYKGGDILEEMTVDKRRVSFLYQDQNLYTFMDSENYEQYTLSEEALEGQVQWLVDGLEGITALLRDGHPLCIELPQTIDLEIVDTAPAIKGATATNRNKPAELSNGVSVLVPEYMTAGEIIRVNTETGQYMSRVKS from the coding sequence GTGCCCAAAGCCAGCAATCTTCAGAAAGGCCATATCATCAATATCGATAATCACCCCTATCAGGTCAAGCAGATCGATGTCCATACCCCGTCGGCGCGGGGCGCCAACACCCTGTACAAGGTCCGCTATGCCTCGCTGATCAGCGGGCAGAAACTCGATCAGACTTACAAGGGCGGCGACATATTGGAGGAGATGACGGTCGACAAGCGTCGGGTCAGTTTCCTCTACCAAGATCAGAACCTCTATACGTTCATGGACAGTGAGAACTATGAACAATACACCCTTTCCGAGGAAGCCCTGGAAGGACAGGTCCAGTGGCTGGTGGACGGACTGGAGGGCATTACGGCCCTGCTTCGGGACGGACATCCGCTTTGTATCGAGCTGCCGCAGACCATCGATCTGGAAATTGTAGATACCGCCCCGGCCATCAAGGGGGCTACCGCCACCAACCGCAACAAACCGGCCGAGCTTTCCAACGGCGTTTCCGTTCTGGTTCCTGAATACATGACCGCGGGAGAAATCATTCGCGTCAATACGGAAACCGGCCAGTACATGAGCCGTGTAAAGAGCTGA
- a CDS encoding MBL fold metallo-hydrolase: protein MKLTVLVDNNTLIDRYFQGEPGVSYYIEIDGLKILFDTGCSDLFMKNAAKMEIDLFDVDAVILSHAHIDHTWGLQALIQAFAERQFEGRSYKRPTLIAHPTVFDRRVMPGVGDIGCLVSRETAGRYFDMQLTDRPHWLHPNLVFLGEIERTNDFEAEHPIGRIWQDGVEADDFLRDDTSLAYRSPNGLVIVSGCAHAGICNTVTQAMKVCEETRVADIIGGFHLLSPTEKQLRRTVEHLSAWGPEKLHACHCTDLKSLLALSRAAELVEVGVGLVLEV from the coding sequence TTGAAACTTACTGTACTGGTAGACAACAACACCCTGATCGACCGCTATTTTCAGGGCGAGCCCGGCGTTTCCTACTATATCGAGATCGACGGGCTGAAGATCCTCTTCGACACCGGCTGCTCCGATCTTTTCATGAAAAATGCCGCCAAGATGGAGATCGACCTGTTCGATGTCGACGCGGTGATTCTCTCCCACGCCCATATCGATCATACCTGGGGCCTTCAGGCCTTGATTCAGGCCTTTGCAGAACGGCAATTCGAAGGCCGATCCTACAAGCGCCCTACCCTGATCGCCCACCCGACGGTTTTCGACCGGCGCGTGATGCCCGGTGTCGGCGATATCGGCTGCCTGGTCTCCCGGGAAACTGCCGGCCGCTATTTCGATATGCAGTTGACCGACCGTCCCCACTGGCTGCACCCGAATCTGGTCTTTCTGGGAGAAATCGAACGCACAAACGACTTCGAGGCCGAACATCCCATCGGCCGCATCTGGCAAGACGGCGTCGAAGCCGACGATTTCCTTCGGGATGACACGTCGCTGGCCTATCGTTCGCCAAACGGCCTGGTGATTGTTTCCGGCTGCGCCCATGCCGGCATCTGCAATACGGTGACCCAGGCCATGAAGGTCTGCGAAGAGACCCGCGTGGCAGACATCATCGGCGGGTTTCACCTGCTGAGCCCCACGGAAAAGCAGCTACGTCGTACCGTGGAACATCTGTCCGCCTGGGGTCCGGAAAAGCTGCATGCCTGCCATTGCACCGATCTGAAATCCCTGCTGGCGCTGTCCCGGGCCGCCGAACTGGTGGAGGTTGGCGTGGGGCTCGTACTGGAGGTTTAA